A window of Pelagicoccus enzymogenes genomic DNA:
CACGATATGAGATCTCCTTTCGGTCTTGTCTGGGAACCGTGATGCGTCACGTTCCGCAAAACGTTTGATGAACCACTTCCTCCGGCTTGGGTCGGGCTTCGAGATCCGCATAGGCAGCTCGATCCGCATAGGGCTCCGCGTAGGCTTCAAGCAAACGTTCGAATTTAGAATAGTCACCTGCGTAGGCAGCCTGGATCGCCTGCTCAACGCGATGGTTTCGCGGTACCAAGACGGGATTTGCCTTCGCCATCCCCGCTACCGCCCGCTCGTCGCGAGACAGCTCGCGCCATCCGGCGAACCACGCCTCGAAAGCTGCTCGATCGGAGAACAGGGCAACAAGCCCTCCCGCCTCTTCGCCCTGCGCGACCTGCGTCAAGCGACGGAAGAAGAGCGTGAAGTCGACTTCTTGCTCCGCCAGCAGCCTCAGGGTTTCTTGTATTGTCCTTTCGGATACTCCTACCTCCAGCCCTAGTTTTGCCCTGAAGCGCGCGGTGTAGTTTTCCTGAAACTGCTCGGGAAAAGCCGACAAGGCCGCTTCCGCCTTTCGGGCCGCTTCTTCGGGCTTCTCCGCCAACAAGGGCAGCAAGGCTTCCGCGAGGCGGGTGAGGTTCCACAGGGCGATGTTCCCCTGGTTTCCCCAAGCGTAGCGCGCGTTGCGATCGATGGAGCTGAAGACGCACTCCGGGTGGAACTCCTCCATGAAGGCGCAAGGCCCGTAGTCGATCGTCTCTCCCGATACCGCCATATTGTCCGTGTTCATCACGCCGTGGATGAAACCGAGCGACATCCAATGCGGCACCAAGCCCGCCTGCCGCTCGATCACCCCCCGCAAAAGTTCAAGGTACGGCTCCTCCGCCTCACGAGCTTCCGCGTAGTGACGCTCGATCACGTAGTCCGCCAGGATTCGAAGCCCTTCGACGTCCCCGCGAGCTTGAAAATACTGGAAGGTTCCCACCCGCACGTGGCTGGCTGCCACCCGCGTAAAAACGCCGCCGGGCACCTCCCCTTCCTGCCGAAAGACCGTTTCCCCCGTGCTTATTGCCGCCAATGCACGCGTGGTCGGAACGCCCAAGGCCGCCATCGCCTCGCTGAGGATGTATTCGCGAACCACGGGACCGAGAGCGGAACGGCCGTCGCCCGCTCGCGAAAACGCCGTCTGTCCAGCCCCCTTCAGCTGCAAGTCGCGACGCTGGCCAGATCGGCCCCGCACCTCCCCCAACAAGACGGCTCGCCCATCGCCCAACTGCGACACGAAATGCCCAAACTGGTGGCCGGCATAAGCTTGGGCGA
This region includes:
- a CDS encoding protein adenylyltransferase SelO, with amino-acid sequence MGISFDNTYCALPDRFFERRAPAAVAKPQLIRINRALAEELGIDANWLESEQGLAVLAGNTVAEGSEPIAQAYAGHQFGHFVSQLGDGRAVLLGEVRGRSGQRRDLQLKGAGQTAFSRAGDGRSALGPVVREYILSEAMAALGVPTTRALAAISTGETVFRQEGEVPGGVFTRVAASHVRVGTFQYFQARGDVEGLRILADYVIERHYAEAREAEEPYLELLRGVIERQAGLVPHWMSLGFIHGVMNTDNMAVSGETIDYGPCAFMEEFHPECVFSSIDRNARYAWGNQGNIALWNLTRLAEALLPLLAEKPEEAARKAEAALSAFPEQFQENYTARFRAKLGLEVGVSERTIQETLRLLAEQEVDFTLFFRRLTQVAQGEEAGGLVALFSDRAAFEAWFAGWRELSRDERAVAGMAKANPVLVPRNHRVEQAIQAAYAGDYSKFERLLEAYAEPYADRAAYADLEARPKPEEVVHQTFCGT